In a genomic window of Gloeocapsopsis dulcis:
- a CDS encoding type II toxin-antitoxin system VapC family toxin, with product MADTNILLRFISPSDPNHILVRNVMYSLLQKGEEVCYTSQILGEFWNVCTRPTTARSGFGLSIEETDQRAQVIERYFIFCLTVQQFIHNGGV from the coding sequence ATGGCAGATACAAACATTTTATTACGGTTCATCTCTCCTTCAGATCCAAATCATATTCTGGTTCGTAATGTTATGTACTCTCTACTACAAAAGGGAGAAGAAGTCTGTTACACTTCACAAATTCTAGGAGAATTTTGGAACGTATGTACTCGTCCCACAACAGCACGGAGTGGTTTTGGCTTATCAATCGAGGAGACAGACCAGAGGGCGCAAGTGATAGAACGTTACTTCATTTTTTGCCTGACAGTGCAGCAGTTCATACACAATGGCGGCGTTTAG
- a CDS encoding TonB-dependent receptor, which translates to MTQLHDVNWMRWAIALTGSIVNIALFLIAPPVCAGEGSEGVEKLRNIDLSTLPQPARTVDEWMQQMAQLLVQVTGVQVNPTQNGIEVVLETTDEQLATPATSVVGNALIAYIPNAVLVLPKGEEFQIANPAEGIALVTVTPRGDEVRVAITGIDAPPTAEVRSFEQRLLLSVTPGSGDAAETDDDAIQIFVTGERDEGYYVPDASTATRTDTPLRDIPQSIQVIPRQVIEDQQVVRLEDAVRNVSGVASAGSFGGTGEYFNIRGFNNFTPTARNGFLFRDSLGFLAETANIERVEVIKGPASFLAGRIEPGGFINIITRQPLEEPYYLIETSIGSYGFVRPRFDFSGPLTTDGSLLYRLNGVYEYSDGFRDYDQNAERFFIAPVLAWRISDNTTLTAELEYLNEERPFDRGIPAVGDEVADIPIDRILGEPDDVREVESLRVGYRLEHRFNEDWTVRNAFSFYSSDSFDFRAEPQELNESTGELTRLFRLNDDLTESYLLQTDLQGNFRTGSIEHRLLVGFDLGRETNVGIALGAPEGLTPSINIFNPVYDVIPRPERSDLTVVGFNSSSRTDSLGVLLQDQIAFSDQFKVLIGGRFDIVDQESENLTSGIVSSQYDEAFSPRIGVIYQPIEALSLYASYSRSFTPNFGTLADGSLLEPQRATQYEIGVKADLLEDQLFATLALYDITRTNIPTTDPNNLDFVIPAGEVRSQGIELDLSGEILPGWNVIASYGYNDARVTESNNLPEELRFFNVPRHTASLWTTYFIQSGDLEGLGFGAGIFYVGERPGDFDNTFELPSYLRTDAAIYYRRGNWRAALNFKNLFNVRHFTSTDFGRPTIQPGALFTVIGSVSVEF; encoded by the coding sequence GTGACACAGTTGCATGATGTGAATTGGATGAGATGGGCGATCGCCCTCACTGGAAGTATTGTCAACATAGCATTGTTCCTAATAGCGCCACCTGTATGTGCTGGTGAGGGAAGTGAAGGAGTAGAGAAGTTGAGGAATATCGACCTATCTACCCTACCGCAACCAGCTAGAACAGTTGACGAGTGGATGCAGCAGATGGCTCAGTTGCTTGTCCAGGTGACAGGCGTGCAAGTCAACCCAACTCAGAATGGGATCGAGGTAGTTCTTGAAACCACAGATGAACAACTGGCGACTCCTGCTACCTCAGTGGTAGGCAATGCTCTGATTGCCTATATTCCTAATGCAGTGCTGGTGCTGCCGAAGGGTGAGGAGTTTCAGATCGCCAATCCAGCAGAGGGGATTGCACTTGTGACAGTAACGCCAAGGGGAGATGAGGTTCGGGTGGCGATTACGGGAATAGATGCACCACCCACGGCTGAGGTGCGATCGTTTGAACAGAGATTGCTTCTGAGTGTTACGCCAGGATCGGGGGATGCTGCTGAAACGGATGATGATGCGATTCAAATCTTCGTGACGGGAGAACGAGATGAAGGATATTACGTTCCCGATGCTTCAACGGCAACTCGAACCGATACTCCGTTGCGGGATATTCCCCAATCGATTCAGGTGATTCCACGTCAAGTAATTGAGGATCAGCAAGTTGTTCGGCTGGAGGATGCTGTTCGCAATGTTAGCGGAGTTGCCTCGGCAGGGAGCTTTGGTGGCACTGGTGAATACTTCAACATTCGAGGTTTCAATAACTTTACCCCAACGGCTCGCAATGGATTTCTCTTCAGAGACTCCCTGGGTTTTTTGGCAGAAACTGCAAATATAGAAAGGGTAGAAGTGATTAAAGGTCCTGCTTCATTCCTAGCGGGTAGGATTGAGCCTGGAGGGTTCATCAACATTATTACAAGGCAACCACTTGAAGAGCCATATTACTTAATCGAAACATCAATAGGTAGCTACGGATTTGTGCGCCCTCGTTTCGATTTTTCAGGTCCATTGACTACAGATGGGAGCTTGCTTTATCGACTAAATGGGGTCTACGAATATTCAGATGGCTTCCGTGATTATGATCAAAACGCTGAACGTTTTTTTATTGCTCCAGTCTTGGCTTGGAGGATTAGTGACAATACAACCTTAACAGCAGAGTTAGAGTATCTCAACGAAGAGCGACCCTTCGATCGAGGAATTCCTGCCGTTGGTGATGAGGTAGCTGATATTCCTATTGATCGAATCCTAGGAGAGCCGGATGACGTGAGAGAAGTTGAATCATTGAGGGTTGGCTATCGATTGGAGCATCGCTTCAACGAGGATTGGACAGTCCGCAATGCTTTTAGCTTTTATTCTAGTGATTCTTTCGATTTCCGTGCCGAGCCTCAAGAGTTGAATGAGTCTACCGGAGAATTAACTCGACTATTTCGTTTGAATGATGACTTGACAGAGAGCTATCTTCTACAAACTGATCTCCAAGGCAATTTTAGGACTGGATCAATTGAACATAGGCTCTTAGTTGGCTTTGATCTTGGCAGAGAGACTAATGTTGGGATCGCACTTGGGGCACCTGAAGGATTGACTCCATCCATTAATATTTTCAATCCTGTTTACGATGTTATTCCAAGACCTGAGCGTTCAGATTTAACAGTTGTAGGTTTCAACAGCAGTAGTCGAACTGATTCACTAGGTGTTCTTCTCCAAGATCAAATCGCTTTTTCGGATCAGTTCAAAGTCTTGATCGGAGGACGATTTGATATTGTCGATCAAGAGAGCGAAAACTTGACTAGTGGAATTGTTTCGAGCCAATATGATGAAGCGTTTAGTCCTCGAATTGGTGTCATTTATCAACCAATCGAAGCTCTGTCACTCTATGCCAGCTATAGTCGATCGTTTACGCCAAATTTCGGGACGCTTGCTGATGGGTCTTTGCTTGAACCCCAAAGAGCTACACAGTATGAAATTGGTGTGAAAGCAGATCTGCTTGAAGATCAACTCTTTGCGACTTTAGCCCTTTACGATATCACCAGAACAAATATTCCCACTACCGATCCAAATAATCTCGACTTTGTTATTCCAGCGGGTGAAGTAAGAAGTCAAGGAATTGAGCTAGATCTATCAGGTGAAATCCTGCCTGGATGGAATGTGATTGCCTCTTATGGATACAACGATGCCAGAGTGACAGAAAGTAATAACTTACCAGAGGAACTCAGGTTTTTCAATGTCCCCAGGCATACAGCTAGTTTGTGGACGACTTATTTCATTCAAAGTGGAGATTTAGAAGGGTTGGGCTTTGGCGCAGGCATATTTTATGTTGGGGAACGCCCTGGTGACTTTGATAATACGTTCGAGTTGCCTAGCTATTTACGAACGGATGCAGCCATTTATTATCGCCGAGGCAATTGGCGAGCTGCATTGAACTTCAAAAATTTATTTAATGTGAGACATTTTACGTCAACTGACTTTGGCAGACCAACTATTCAACCAGGTGCGCTGTTCACAGTTATCGGATCAGTTTCAGTGGAATTCTAA
- a CDS encoding DUF2887 domain-containing protein yields the protein MRRDSIFYKLFQQSPTLLFELLTNPPANADEYRFDSVAVKEPKFEIDGVFLPPESENPGAIYFCEVQYQKDKRLYERVFAESHLYFYRNRDRFNDLQIAIIYPSRSIEQDEVRPFRSLLNGDQVNRIYLDELGDIRSLPVWVALMVLTTLEESRTTEEARYLLARSQQEVSQPENHAIIDLLTTIMVYKFEGKSQQEVEEMLGITLQETRVYREIREVEARSLVLRLLTRRVGELPQEVRSHVESLPLEQLENLGEALLDFTSLADLRSWLEALGG from the coding sequence ATGCGTCGAGATTCGATATTTTATAAATTATTTCAACAATCCCCAACTTTACTATTTGAGCTATTGACAAATCCACCAGCAAATGCAGACGAATACAGATTTGATTCCGTAGCAGTCAAAGAACCCAAATTTGAAATCGATGGGGTATTTCTACCACCAGAAAGTGAAAATCCAGGAGCTATATATTTTTGTGAAGTACAGTATCAGAAGGATAAAAGACTCTACGAGCGAGTATTTGCGGAATCTCACTTATATTTCTATCGGAATCGGGATAGATTTAATGACTTGCAAATAGCGATCATCTACCCATCCCGCAGCATAGAGCAAGATGAAGTTCGTCCTTTTAGGAGTCTATTGAATGGAGACCAGGTAAATCGCATATATTTAGATGAGTTGGGGGATATTCGCTCTTTACCTGTGTGGGTAGCGTTGATGGTTTTGACTACACTAGAGGAAAGTCGTACTACCGAAGAAGCTAGGTATTTACTTGCTAGGAGTCAACAAGAAGTTTCTCAACCAGAAAATCACGCCATTATAGACTTATTAACGACGATCATGGTGTACAAATTTGAGGGTAAAAGTCAACAGGAGGTAGAAGAGATGTTAGGAATCACACTTCAAGAAACGCGGGTTTACCGGGAAATAAGGGAAGTGGAAGCGCGATCACTCGTTTTGCGTTTATTAACTCGACGGGTGGGAGAATTACCGCAGGAAGTACGATCTCACGTCGAATCCCTCCCACTAGAACAGTTGGAAAATCTCGGTGAAGCATTGCTTGATTTTACCAGCTTGGCTGATTTGCGCTCTTGGTTAGAAGCACTTGGGGGCTAA
- a CDS encoding DUF1636 family protein gives MEIQPVRCLWACSQCYVVAVSSHDKPTYLFVNLTPEDSATALLDFMQLYIKSAKGNVVWKQFPEILQPAIFAQIPPLEV, from the coding sequence ATTGAAATTCAGCCTGTCAGATGCTTATGGGCGTGCAGTCAATGCTATGTTGTAGCTGTATCGAGCCACGATAAACCCACTTATTTGTTTGTCAACCTTACACCTGAAGACAGCGCAACAGCTTTACTAGATTTTATGCAACTGTACATCAAAAGTGCTAAAGGAAATGTAGTTTGGAAACAATTTCCTGAAATATTACAGCCTGCTATTTTCGCCCAAATTCCGCCACTAGAAGTATAG
- a CDS encoding type II toxin-antitoxin system Phd/YefM family antitoxin: protein MRKVTLTELSNNIERLLDEVIETGIPIEINKNGKLLKIVPVEKRDKLENLTFKPDVIQGNPDDLVNISWEREISIDLP from the coding sequence ATGAGAAAGGTTACACTAACGGAATTAAGTAATAATATTGAGCGTCTACTGGATGAAGTAATAGAAACAGGTATCCCAATAGAAATTAACAAAAATGGTAAATTACTAAAAATCGTTCCTGTAGAAAAAAGGGATAAACTGGAAAATTTGACTTTTAAACCAGATGTTATTCAAGGAAATCCCGATGATTTAGTTAATATAAGTTGGGAGCGGGAGATTAGTATTGATTTACCTTGA
- a CDS encoding iron-siderophore ABC transporter substrate-binding protein: protein MIEHKLGQTCVPLNPQRVIVLGYLENVLALGIKPVGNDLVNNIYPHMEDKIEGIENLGDFTSPSLEKILTLKPDLILGDNPVLEAKYEVFSQVAPTALAPFSDGRKWKENFMWSAQVLGRTEKAQAIMANYYARLEEFKNQMGDRLDQIKVSVVRIYPDVIAVYPKDSFCGSVLEDAGLSRPPSQNKVGGQQRLSKERMRDLDGDVMFLWTYGHNPEISQQANTTLKKLKADPLWSQLKVVQQGKVYEVPGYWIGDGPLAANAMIDDLFKYLIETVSSNLYKYLIHAP, encoded by the coding sequence ATGATTGAACACAAGCTGGGGCAAACTTGCGTTCCTCTTAACCCGCAGCGAGTTATTGTGCTTGGATATCTGGAGAACGTATTAGCTTTGGGCATTAAACCTGTGGGTAATGATTTGGTCAACAATATTTATCCTCATATGGAAGACAAAATTGAGGGGATAGAGAACCTTGGTGATTTTACCTCACCTAGCTTAGAAAAAATTCTCACCTTGAAACCTGATCTCATCTTGGGTGATAACCCTGTACTTGAGGCGAAATACGAGGTGTTTTCACAAGTTGCACCCACTGCTTTAGCTCCTTTTAGTGATGGCAGAAAATGGAAAGAAAACTTCATGTGGTCTGCTCAGGTATTAGGTAGAACAGAGAAAGCGCAAGCAATCATGGCTAATTATTATGCTCGACTCGAAGAGTTCAAGAACCAGATGGGCGATCGCCTTGATCAGATTAAAGTTTCGGTAGTCCGTATTTATCCAGATGTGATCGCAGTCTATCCCAAAGATTCATTTTGCGGAAGTGTTTTGGAAGATGCTGGACTGTCTCGTCCACCAAGTCAGAATAAAGTTGGAGGTCAACAACGGCTCAGCAAGGAACGAATGCGCGACTTGGATGGGGATGTGATGTTTTTGTGGACATATGGTCATAATCCTGAGATTAGTCAGCAAGCCAATACCACCTTAAAGAAATTAAAGGCTGATCCTCTTTGGTCGCAATTAAAGGTTGTGCAACAAGGTAAAGTTTATGAAGTACCTGGTTACTGGATCGGGGACGGTCCGCTAGCAGCTAATGCCATGATTGATGATCTATTCAAGTATTTAATAGAAACTGTAAGTTCTAACTTGTATAAATACTTAATCCACGCACCCTAG